The proteins below are encoded in one region of Paenibacillus sp. YYML68:
- a CDS encoding aldo/keto reductase family protein, which translates to MKYRRLGRTGLKVSEISLGSWLTYANSVGENTGAQLVKRAFELGINFFDTANVYERGAAEVMLGDIMKEYRRDSYVLATKAFWPMGDGPNDRGLSRKHVFEQLHASLKRLQTDYVDIFYCHRYDPETPVDETLRTIDDMVRQGKVLYVGVSEWTAAQIQEGLGVANHYLLDRIVVNQPQYSMFQRNIEKEIVPVSAANGISQVVFSPLAQGVLTGKYRLGMELPEGSRAVDPKANKWIVNYLDEAHLQKVEQLIAVAEELDLSLSQLAIAWVLRHESIASALIGATKVSQLEQNVTASGVVIPQDALAKIESILQ; encoded by the coding sequence ATGAAATATCGGAGGCTTGGACGTACAGGGTTAAAGGTAAGTGAAATCAGCCTCGGAAGCTGGCTCACGTATGCGAACAGCGTAGGTGAGAATACGGGCGCGCAGCTGGTGAAGCGGGCGTTCGAGCTCGGCATTAATTTCTTCGATACGGCGAATGTGTATGAGCGCGGTGCGGCTGAGGTAATGCTGGGTGATATCATGAAGGAATACCGCCGTGATTCGTACGTGCTCGCGACGAAGGCGTTCTGGCCGATGGGCGACGGTCCGAACGACCGCGGCTTGTCGCGCAAGCACGTGTTCGAGCAGCTGCATGCGAGCTTGAAGCGTCTGCAGACGGATTACGTCGATATTTTTTACTGCCATCGCTATGATCCCGAGACGCCAGTGGATGAGACGCTGCGGACGATCGACGACATGGTGCGTCAGGGTAAGGTGCTGTATGTCGGAGTAAGTGAGTGGACGGCTGCGCAAATTCAGGAAGGACTCGGCGTGGCGAATCATTACCTCTTGGACCGCATCGTTGTCAATCAGCCGCAGTACAGCATGTTCCAGCGTAACATTGAGAAGGAGATTGTGCCCGTTAGCGCAGCCAATGGCATCTCGCAGGTCGTCTTCTCGCCGCTGGCGCAGGGCGTGCTCACGGGTAAATACCGCCTCGGTATGGAGCTGCCGGAGGGCAGCCGCGCGGTCGATCCGAAGGCGAACAAGTGGATCGTGAACTACCTTGACGAGGCGCATCTGCAGAAGGTCGAGCAGCTGATCGCTGTGGCAGAAGAGCTTGACCTGTCGCTCTCGCAGCTGGCGATCGCTTGGGTGCTGCGTCATGAGAGCATCGCGAGTGCGCTGATCGGTGCGACGAAGGTGTCGCAGCTGGAGCAGAACGTCACGGCGTCCGGCGTTGTTATTCCGCAGGATGCGCTGGCGAAGATTGAAAGCATTCTGCAATAG
- a CDS encoding thioredoxin family protein has product MADTFRTLTLGDTPPAFSLPAIDGKTYSLNDFSDAKALVIFFTCNHCPYVIGSNEETRKTADKFKAHGVQFVGINSNSVNTKPEDSFEHMVTHMQEHNYPWVYLHDESQDVAFAYGALRTPHFYIFDESRKLVYTGRGIDTPRDSSKMTVNDLDNALTELVNGQPISVPLTNPIGCNVKWEGRDAHWMPAEACDLV; this is encoded by the coding sequence ATGGCAGATACATTCCGTACACTAACACTGGGGGATACGCCTCCAGCCTTCTCCTTGCCGGCGATAGACGGTAAGACGTATTCCTTGAACGACTTCAGCGATGCAAAGGCGCTCGTCATCTTCTTCACGTGCAATCATTGCCCGTATGTGATCGGCTCGAATGAAGAGACGCGCAAGACGGCGGACAAGTTCAAGGCGCACGGCGTGCAGTTCGTAGGCATCAACTCGAACAGCGTCAACACGAAGCCGGAGGATTCGTTCGAGCATATGGTTACGCACATGCAAGAGCATAACTACCCTTGGGTGTACCTGCATGATGAATCACAGGACGTGGCATTTGCGTATGGTGCGCTGCGGACGCCGCATTTTTACATATTCGATGAGAGTCGTAAGCTTGTATATACCGGACGGGGTATTGATACGCCGCGTGACTCGAGCAAGATGACGGTGAATGATCTGGATAACGCCTTGACGGAGCTGGTGAACGGACAGCCGATCTCGGTGCCGCTGACGAACCCGATCGGCTGCAACGTGAAGTGGGAAGGCCGTGACGCGCACTGGATGCCTGCGGAGGCTTGCGACTTGGTGTAA
- a CDS encoding VOC family protein has product MSTNSKIAGCGFHHVALRANDFEATVQFYTEGLGFKVRHGWGEGEKRIVLLDTGDGNYMEVFAGGKGEQLPDGSYFHVAFRTTDVDGAVQAAVAAGAVVTVEPKDVVLGDAPPTPVRIAFVKGLNGETIEFFQSTGDNQL; this is encoded by the coding sequence ATGAGTACCAATTCGAAAATAGCTGGCTGTGGCTTTCACCATGTTGCGCTTCGGGCGAATGACTTTGAGGCGACCGTTCAGTTCTATACAGAAGGGCTCGGCTTCAAGGTGAGACACGGCTGGGGCGAAGGGGAGAAGCGCATCGTCCTGCTCGATACCGGGGACGGCAACTACATGGAGGTGTTCGCGGGTGGCAAGGGTGAGCAACTGCCTGACGGCTCGTACTTCCACGTTGCGTTCCGGACGACGGATGTCGACGGAGCGGTGCAGGCGGCTGTTGCAGCCGGTGCTGTCGTGACGGTAGAGCCGAAGGATGTCGTGCTTGGCGACGCGCCGCCGACACCGGTACGCATTGCGTTCGTCAAGGGGCTGAACGGCGAGACGATCGAGTTTTTCCAGAGCACAGGAGATAACCAACTCTAA